CCAGTAGTCTTTGGACGGCGAATTGTCGCCTGGGGTATGCAGCGCCTTGCACAGCGTATCCGAGAGGTTGAGCGTGAGAACATCTATACCGAGTACAGCTCCCGAGTTGGCGAAATCATCATCGGCGAAATCTACCAAGTCCGGCGCGGCGACGTCCTGGTGCTCCACGATAAAGTGGAGATGCGATTGCCACGGGAGGAGCAAATTCCGGGTGAACGCTACCGTAAGGGAGCAACCCTGCGCGCCCTCATTAAGGAGGTCCGTCCTACCGGTGGCCCTGGCGGGATGCCCGACATTATCCTCTCCCGCGCTGATGACCGCTTCTTCAAGCAGCTCTTCGAGCTTGAAATCCCTGAGGTATACGACGGCGTAGTAGAGATTAAGGCTGTCGCCCGTGAACCCGGAGAACGAGCAAAGGTTGCCGTTATCTCCCACGACGACCGTGTGGATCCTGTCGGTGCCTGTGTTGGTATGAAGGGCATCCGCATCCATGCCATCGTCCGGGAGCTTAACAATGAAAACATCGACGTCATCGAGTACTCTCCAGACCCTGCCACCTTCATTGCGCGGGCACTCCAGCCAGCTCGTGTCCTCAGCGTGGAAGTCCACCCCGAAACGCGGAGTGCCACTGTGGTGGTCCCCAACGACCAAGTAGCCTTAGCTGTTGGGCGCAACGGCCACAACGTACGTTTAGCTAGCAAGCTAACCGGATACGCTATCACCCTCGTCAAGGAAACTCCGGAAGACATCGAATTGTTTGAGTTCCGGGAAGAATTGGGCCGGGAGCTCTACGAACGCCTTATTGAAGCTGGCATTGATACTGCACGAGAGTTCTTGGAGGCTGACCCCGAGAAACTCCTACGTATACCAGGTATGACCAAGGACCTCCTCTTGGAACTCCGCCAGCTGATGCTTGAGGAGTTCGATGAGCAAGAGGATCCGGCCATACGGGAACGCATCCTAGCACTAGAGCTCTCCACCACCCTGGAAACTGTAGATAGCAGCCCCACTCTGGAGTCAGCATCCACAACCCCGACAGCATCAGAGGCTGCATCACTGGCTCCTCAGCGCCGCTCTATCCTGGAGGTAGAGGACGTCCGTGAGGTCTTCGCAGAAGAACAAAGCCGCGACTATGGCGGTGGACGGGACGAAGAAGGAGAAGATGAAGAAGAGCGCTACCGACTCTCCGACGAGCTGCCGTATAGCGATAGTGAAGACGAGCACACTGCATAGCAGTCGCTGCCCATGACGGAATTGCACGACATCCAGGCCCCTGTCAAGCTCTTTCGGATCGCCAAGCTGCTGGAAGTGAGCAAGGATACCATCGTGGAGTTCCTCCACTCCCGAGGATACCAGATTGCCAACAAGCCAACGGCAGAGCTGGATGAGCAGATGCTCCAGCTTGTGCTGGACAAGTTCCGAAAAGACCTAGCGAACGCGGAGAAGCGCCGAGAGAAGACGGAAAAAGTCCTGCGCCCTACGGAGCGCCAGCCAGTGAAGCGCTCGAGAACCGAGGTACCGGCCGCGGAGACCGTAGAAGCAGCTATTCCAGAAGAGCCCATCCTCCTAGAGGCCGTAACAGAAGAGGAACAGTCCCCTCTAAGTCCAGCCAAAGCCATACCCACCCCTGAAGGACCTTCCCCATTCTCCCTCCCAGAAGTGCTCGCAACTGAGCCCGAGCCTTCCACGGAAGTCCCCTCTGTTGTTCCTGAAGTGGCACCCAGTCAGGAACAGATTGGTATAGCGGAAGCTATCGCCTCCGAAGCTCCCACTGAAGAACCTGCCCAAACGCCCGTTGCAGAACAGCCGATTCCCGAGATTTCGACAGACCTTCCTCTCACCCAACCTTCAGAGCGCCGTCGTGAGGTCATCTCTGTAACCCCCGAGGGGACCATTAGCAGCTCCCCGACCACCACTGGTGGACTCCGAATCATCGGCAGGATAAGCTTACCAACGGAGGACCGGACACTCAGACGAGCCCGATCCAAAGGCAGAGCGACCTCCGCACCTACCCGCTCCCAAGTAGGAGAATCACCTCACCGGCCCACGAGGCAGCCAACGCAACCTGAGCGGCGCGAGGAGCAGCGCCCACGACCAGGTGCCCCAGGAAGTCCAAAGAAGGCCGAAAGAACGGCTCCCTCCATTCCTCTCCTACCTTCCCTTCCGGGGCCGCTATCTCCTCAGGCCCCGCCGAAACCTAAGAGTACCCAGCGCCGTAAGCTCACCCTTGGCGAAGAGACCGTCCCTAAGAGGCGCCGTCGGCGCATCTTGGAGGAGATTAGCCAAGAGGAGCTCGAGGAGGTCATTCGCCAAACCCTGATCGGTGCGGAAGAGACGGGCCTGCAGTTGCGGGCCCGTGTACGCCAGAAACGTCGGGCAGAACGCGAGGAGAAACGTCGGGAAGAAGAGGTCCGGCAGTCCCGGATCCTGTATACGACAGAGTTCCTCACCACAGCTGAGCTGGCTCAGCTCCTTGGGGTCCAGGCCTCGGAGATCATCAGCAAGTGCATGCAGCTAGGCCTCATGGTCACCATCAACCAGAGGCTCGACCGTGACACCATTACGCTGATTGCTGCTGACTACGGCTATGAGGTACACTTCCAAGACGTCGAGGAGGCAGGTGAGCTCGTGGATGAGCCCGATCCGCCAGAGAGCCTTCGTCCTCGACCACCAATTGTTACAGTCATGGGTCATGTAGACCATGGCAAGACCACTCTACTGGATTACATTCGCCAGACGAACGTCGTCGCCGGCGAGGCCGGTGGCATCACCCAGCACATCGGGGCATACCAAGTCACGCTTCCCGACGGACGACTCATCACCTTCCTCGATACTCCGGGACACGAGGCCTTCACTGCCATGCGTGCTCGTGGGGCCCAGGTGACCGACATCGTGGTCTTGGTCGTTGCTGCAGATGATGCTGTCATGCCCCAGACTGTGGAGGCTATCAACCACGCTCGCGCAGCAAATGTCCCGATCATTGTGGCGATTAACAAGATCGACAAACCCGAGGCAAATCCCGACAGAATCCGTCAGCAACTGGCCGAGCACGACATCCTGGTAGAAGAGTGGGGCGGGCGCTACCAGTCCGTGGAAATCTCCGCACTGACGGGCAAGAACGTGAACGTGTTGCTGGAGAAAATCCTCCTGGAAGCTGAGCTGCTGGACCTCCGTGCCAACCCCGACCGCCCTGCTCGCGGTACCATCATTGAAGCCCATCTCGATAAGGGCAAAGGCCCTGTAGCAACTGTCATCGTGCAGAACGGGACCCTACGGATCGGAGACGTCTTCGTAGCAGGACTCCAGTATGGGCGTGTACGTGCGCTCTACGATGAGCGGGGGAACCGCTGTGAAAGCGCTCCACCCTCCACCCCCATCCAGGTAGCAGGCTTCGACGGGCTTCCTGAAGTCGGCGATAAACTTGTCGTCGTTGACGACGAGCGCTTAGCGCGGCAGATCGCTTTGCGCCGCCAGCAGCTAAAGCGCCAGCAGTCTATGCAGCGCGCCCGTTCCATTACCTTGGGCGATCTCTCGCAGCGGATTTCCGAAGGGCATATCCGTGAACTCCGGCTTGTTCTGAAAGCTGATGTCATGGGTTCGGTCGAGGCTCTGACGAATGCCCTCCTTCGACTCTCAACCGACGAAGTCCGGGTCAATCTCCTCCATGCTGGGGTTGGGGCCATCACGGAGGCAGACGTCATGCTAGCAGCCGCGTCTGAAGCCGTTGTCATCGGCTTCCAAGTCCAGCCTACAGCCGCAGCCCGCAAAGTGGCTGAGGCCGAAGGGGTGGAGATCCGCACGTACCGCATCATCTACGAGTGCCTGGACGACGTCAAGCGAGCGTTGGAAGGGTTGCTCAGCCCAGAGGTCAAGGAGGAAATTCTCGGACATGCAGAAGTCCGGCAAGTCTTCCACATCAGCCGGATCGGGACCGTTGCCGGCTGCTATGTCACCGACGGAGTCATTCAGCGAAATGCCCGAGCCCGAATCCTCCGTGAAGGCTTGCCCATCCATACCGGTACAATTGAGTCCTTGAAGCGCTTCAAAGAGGACGTCCGAGAAGTTGCAGCCGGTTATGAGTGTGGGCTCATGGTCTCCGGCTTCGAAGACTTCCGCGAAGGGGACATCATAGAGACCTTCAGGCTAGTCGAGCAAAAGCGGAGCCTATCCGTCTAACCGACATCGCGGGAAGGAAGGAGGATGTCGATTAGGGCTGAGCGCGTTGGCAGCCTCCTACAGGAGGTTTTAAGCGAGCCGCTGCGCAAACTTGCCGGGGAGATCTCACCGAAACTCTTGCTAACGGTGGCCCGAGTGCAGATGAGCGGGGACCTGCGATATGCGACCGTGTATGTCAGCATCTACGGCGCTCCTATTCCACCAGAGCAGGTACTCCATCGCCTCCAGCAAGAGCAACGGAAGCTCCGAGGGTACATTGCTCAGCACACGCATCTGCGCTACATCCCAGAGCTCCGCTTCCGGCACGACACTTCTGCTGCTCATGCAGAACGCATCACCGAGCTCCTCAACCGACTCCGGCAGCAGGAGTCAGCACGGGAAGAGGAGAACAGAAACGATGGTGATGTCCAGAATTGAGGGACTCCCCTTCTTACGACGCTCCACGCTGGACCAACTCCCTGAATGGCTCTCCGTAGCTTGTTCCGTCGGAGCTTTCATCCTCTTAGACAAGCCTCGCTACTGGTCCTCGTTCGATACTGTGCGCTTCCTGCGCCGCCTCTTAGGGCTACGCCGCATTGGGCATGCCGGTACACTGGATCCTTTAGCAACTGGCCTCCTCATTCTGGGAATCGGGCGGGCAACGCGGCTACTCCCAACCTTCCAGCGTATGCCGAAGACTTACGTAACCCGGATGAAGCTAGGTGCTATCACTGCTACCGACGATGCCGAGGCTCCGGAGCAACCCATCTGCTCCGAGCTTACCGTGACCGAGGCAGAGTTCCGTCAGCTCCTGGAACGCTTCCGAGGCACTATCGAGCAAGTACCCCCGCAGTACTCCGCCGTACACCACGGCGGGAAGCGACTCTACGAATTAGCTCGCGCCGGTATCTCTGTCTCTCCTCTCCCACGCACTGTCCACATCGCCGAACTGGAGCTCACGCGGTGGGAACCGCCCTTTGCGGAGCTCTTCACCGTCTGCTCAACAGGCACCTATGTCCGAGCACTCGTCCGGGACCTTGGGGCAGCGGCAGGGTGTGGCGCGTATGTCGTAGAGCTACGCCGATTGGCAATCGGCCCCTACCACGTTGACGATGCAGTGTCACCAGACGAACTCTCACAGGCGATTGCTCAACAGCATGCGCGTCTACACCCACTGGTCTGACGTCCCCAAACATTCCCAAGGACGGCTTGCAACCGTTGGGACCTTCGACGGGGTCCACCGTGGGCATCAAGCCTTGCTGGAGTACCTCTGCCGAAGGGCACAGGAGCTGGCTCTCACAGCGTGTGTCGTGACTTTTGAGCCCCATCCCCAAATGGTCTTAGGCAGGCGGCCCCCGATTGGCATTCTCACGCCACTTCCAGCCAAACTGGAGCACTTTCGGCAAATTGGAATTGCCGAGGTCGTTGTAGCTCCCTTCACAACAGAGCTGGCCCGTACATCGGCGGAGGAGTTCGTCCATCACTACCTCCTGGGAATCCTTGGCATACGGGGCATTGTGGTCGGACACGACCACATGTTTGGACACGAGCGCCGTGGTAACCTAGAACTCCTTCAGCAGCTGGGACAGGCACTTGGGTTCATCGTAGAGCATTTCCCGCCCTTCATCGTCGACGGCATCACCGTCAGCAGCAGCACAATCCGACGCGCCCTACAGCAGGGGGACGTAGAGACGGCAGCGAAGCTCCTAGGATACCCGTACACCGTCTGCGGCACCGTCGTCCGAGGGGATGGGCGTGGACGCCGTTTGGGCTTTCCTACGGCCAATCTCCAAGTAGAGGCCCCAGAGCAGCTTCTACCTGCCCACGGGGTCTACATTGCCACTACGCAGATCGCTGGCAGGCCTTATGCAGGCCTTGTGAGTTACGGGGTCCGTCCCACCTTTGGCAACGACCTCCCACCACAGTTAGAGCTCTACGTGCTGGATTTCTCTGGCTCCCTGTACAATCAGCGGCTTTGTGTTTCGTTTTGGGCCCGTGTACGAGCAGAGCTCCCCTTCCCCACACCCGAAGCACTGCAGGAGCAGATGGAGCGGGACGAGGCCTACTGCCGTACATGGATTGCCGAACATCGCCTCTTGGAGCAAAGTCCCACAGTCGTGAGTCAGCCTATCCATGGTGACCAAGGAACGGAAAGCTGAGCTCATCCAACAGTTCGGTGGCAGTCCAACGAACACGGGTGCTGTGGAAGTCCAGGTAGCACTGCTGACGGAACGCATCCGGAATCTTACCGAGCACCTGGAAAAGCACAAAAAGGACCACCACAGCCGCCGTGGGCTTATCCTGATGGTCAGCAAGCGGCGTCGCCTACTGCGCTACCTTGCACGTACTGACTGGGAGCGGTATCAGCGGCTCTTACAGGCACTCGAACTACGGAAGTAAGTCCCACTCGCCCAGAATGGACACATTGCTGCCATGGAAGTGGAACTCCCAAGGAACCTGGCTGAGGCTATTGCAGAGGACACCGATGACATCCAAGTGACAACTGCCGAAGACGGCTCCGTCCGAGTCAGCACCACCATCAACGGCCGCCCCTACGAGATAGAGACTGGGCTCTACGCCTCACAGGCTGATGCTGCTGTTATGGTCCGGCATGGGGACACGATGGTGCTGGTAACGGTCTGCAGCGCTGACCAGCCTCTGTCGGCTGTTGATTTCCTACCGCTGACGGTGGACTACCGAGAGAAATCCTCCGCTGCAGGCAAGATCCCAGGAAGCTTCCATCGCCGCGAAGGGCGGCCGACCGACAAGGAAATCCTCTCAGCCCGCCTCATTGACCGCTCCTGCCGCCCTCTCTTCCCAAAGCAGTGGCGCTACGAGACCCAAATCATGGCTACGGTCTTCTCGTACGACCGGGAGATCGATGGCGATACGCTTGGGGCAACAGGGGCATCAGCAGCTCTACTGCTCTCCTCTATTCCTTTTGCCGGCCCTATCTCGCAGGTCCGCATCGGGCGGGTGGACGGGGAATTCATCGTTAACCCCACCCTGAGCCAACTGGAGGCCTCTGACATGGACATCGTCGTTGCTGGCACCGATAGCTCGATTGTGATGGTCGAAGGTAGTGCCAAGGAGATCTCTGAAGCAGACTTCATAGCAGCCCTGGAAGCTGCCCAAGAGCCTATTCGCCGGTTGAATGCATTACAGCGCCGATTAGCTACTCTGCGAGGACAACCGAAGCGTGAGCTCCCTCCTGAGCTCATCCCAGAAGAGCTTCGAAGTTTCATTGCCGGACTTGTGGAATCAGAGATCCAAAGCTTCATTCGCCAAACCACAACGAAGGAGCAGCGCTCCGCGTGGCGGAAGGAATTGCGGGAGCGCATCCTGACAGCAGTTGCCGAAGTCGCTGCGGCTGACCATCCGGAGTGGCAGTCGCTTCCGTTGGAACCCCTCGTCAATGCGGTACTCACGGAGCTCGAACGCCACGAAGTACGGCAGATGATCCTCACCGAGGGACGCCGCCTGGATGGCCGTACCCCGAACCAGATCCGTCCTATCCTCTGCCGGGCTGGGGTCCTCCCTAGAACACACGGCTCTGCCTTCTTCATGCGGGGGGAGACCCAGAGCTTAGCCAGCGTGACCTTAGGCACCAAAGGGGACGAACTCATCATCGATGGGCTGCTACCGACGTATACGCGCCGCTTCATGTTCCACTACAACTTCCCACCCTACAGCACTGGTGAGATCCGGCGTCCTGGTCCTCCATCGCGTCGCGAGGTAGGGCATGGCAACTTAGCTGAGCGGGCGTTGGAACCCTTGCTGCCCTCGGAAGAGCAGTTTCCCTACACCATACGGGTGGTCTCCGACATCCTCTCCTCCAACGGCTCCTCCTCCATGGCTAGCGTCTGCGCTGGTAGCTTAGCGCTCTTCGATGCTGGGGTCCCGATGAAGCGAGCTGCCGCTGGCATCGCCATGGGGCTCATCGTTGAAGGAGACCGAGTTGCGATCCTCTCCGACATCTTGGGCGATGAAGACCATCTGGGCGACATGGACTTCAAAGTTGCCGGCACCGCTGTCGGCATCACCTCGTGCCAGATGGACATTAAGATCGAGGGCCTCTCGCTGGAGCTTATGGTCCGGGCTCTGGAACAGGCCCGTCAAGCCCGGTTGGAGATCCTGGAGATCATGAACCGGGAGCTTCCCCAACCTCGCCCGCAGCTCTCCCCATATGCTCCGCGGCTGATGATGCTTACCATCCCTGTAGAGACAATCGGGCTCGTCATCGGTCCTGGTGGGGAGACCATCCGGCGGATCGTGCAAGAGACTGGAGCAGAAATCAACATTGAGCAGGACGGGCGCGTCATCATCGCTGCCCCGTCAGAGGAAGCGCTGCAGAAAGCAGCTGCTTACATCCAGGGGCTGACGCAACAGCCGGAAGTTGGTCAAGTCTACTCCGGCATCGTCCGGGAAATCCGTGAGGGCCTGGGGGCGATTGTAGAGTTCCTCCCACGCCGACTGGGACTACTCCACATCTCGCAGATCGACTACCGCCCCTTCAACACCATCTCGGAAGTGCTCAAAGTCGGTGATGTAATCGACGTGAAGCTCATCGAGATCCAGCCAGACGGGAAGTTCCGGCTGAGCCGTAAAGCCTTACTTCCTCCTCAGCAACACCACGGACGTGGTAGACCTGAACAGCCAAGGCGGAGTAACGGCGGTGAACGGCGCCACGGCGGCAGTCCGCCCCACGGCCGACCGCGATTCTGAGAGACTACGCCACACTCTGGAGCCGCTGCTCTACAATCTGCTGCACTTCGTATGCGAAGGTGGTTGTACTGAGGGGCTTGACGATGTAGGCGTCGAACCCCTGCTGAAGGTAACGCTGCCGGTCGCTCTCTTGGGTCAACCCCGTGACAGCAATAACAGGAATATCCCACCCATTCGGCAAGGAGCGCACAGCCTTGACGATCTCCACTCCATGCCCGTCGGGCAAAATGAGATCGCTGAGCACGACTACCGGTCTGTGCTGCGCTAACCACTGTAAGGCTTCCCCGATTCGACCGAATGCGACAACAAGGAAGCCAGCCTTCGTCAGCAGGACCTCAATGAGCTTCCGTGTCGGAGGGCTATCCTCAACGACGCAGGCTAGTGGAGGCTGTCCCATCCTCCGGTAGCCCACTATTCTACAACGATGATCTCAACACGCCGATTCCGGAGTCGCCCTTCCGGAGTCCGGTTATCGGCGATCGGCTGGCGCGCCCCGACACCCGATGCCAGCAGCCGGGAGCGGCTAATACCGCGACGTGCTAGGTACTCCACCACCTGTTGGGCCCGTTGTTCTGAGATCCTCTGCGTCTCCTCCAAGGAGCCGCCGAACTCTTCCGTATGGCCGACGATGCGCACTTCAGCCTGAGGTCGTGCGCGGAGGTAGTCTACCAGTGCATCTAAGTAGCGCTGCAGCTCTGCCGTAAGCCCAGTAGCTGTTGGGCTTGGGTAGCTGAAGCGTTGGACTCGATTCGGGACGATTGTGACCGGCTGGGCCGGACGGGGTGGTGCCGCTTCGGGAGCAGGCTCCACGGATGGCCTCTCAGGGCCGGGGAGGAACTCTCCCTCCAGTTCTTCCTCAGGTGTTGACCCCGGAAGTTCCACTCCCGGCTCTACTGGCACTCGAGCAGCAATGAACGGCACCGCTGTATCAAGCGGTAGTACGCGCTCCTGTATGCGCTCCCAACCGAGCTTAAAGCTCACCCCGGCTCGTATGGCCACAGGGGTCCACGTAGACCCCCATGTCCGCTGCAGCGGCAGCCCTGTCTGGAAGAGGACCACTGGGGTAACGTAGTTCCGCAAGTTCTCCCCGAAGAGCGCCACAAAGATGTCCAATCCCACGCCGACGTGGACACCCAACCACAGCGGCAGGGGCTGCTCATCAAAGAGCCGCCACTCCTCAATCCGCTCCACGTTCTGGAGCGACTGCCGCACCCGCTCCCTCGCGCTCCAGAGGAAGCGTGCATCAGTTCCAACGATGAAATGCAAACCCTCCCAGAAGGTCCCCCGCCACCATCCCGGCGCATAGCGGGCAGAAGCAGAAAGCAGGAGAGAGCGTACTTGAAGCTCTAGCTCATACTGCTGTCTCACGCCACTAGCTACTGGCTCAAATTGCGCACTCCCTCGCCATACCTCCCACGGCAAGAGGAGGAGCGATGCCCCCCACCGCTCCCCTGGCGGATTCCACTCGCCTTGAATCCAGAAGCCCGTTCCAGCTCCTAACCCCCGGCGGAACTCCAGGAGCCCGCGATGTGGAGCATCGGGTACCCGCGGCAGATTCAATCGCCCGAGGTACCCAATCCCAACAGTGCCAATCCCTACCCCAATCCACCACTCCCCCGGACGTCGCTCTCGCACGAGGGTGTCTCCGCTTGGCAGCAGCCACCGCTCGGCAACAGTCCACTCTGGGGCTTGCGCCCAGAGGGTCAGAACGCTCAGTCCGATGAGTCCCCAGCGCCACATCAGTGGACCAACTGTGCTTTGATGATTGCCCGAGAGAGCTCCACTGAGGGGTCATCTACTGGGTAGGCAATGAGCACGATGTCGTAGAGACCTTGTGAAGCATACGCCGGGGTCTGCCACTCCAGCGTATAGCTCCCCCGCTCCATCTCCTGCCGCTCCATGAGTCGAGCCACCACTCCACCCCTGACGTCGTACACCGTGATACTCAGCAGGACGCGGTCCTCCAGGCGGTAGCGGATAGTGGTCGCGTTAGAGAACGGGTTTGGGTCCGCTTGGGCAAAGCTGATGACTGCGTGCGGGATGGTTGCGCATGCCCGCCCGTGGTAGCGGAGCACTCCGTGGAAGTCTGTGCTCCATAGGTCGTAGCAGTACTCCTCACCCCGCTGCTTCGCAGCGTCGGAGTCTACGTAGAGGTAGCTACGTCCCGTGTCACTGGTCCCCAGACCACGCAAGAGAGGGACGCGCTGCCAGTCAGCAACGAGGGCGGAGTCTACAAGCTCCGTCGTGTTGAAGGGACGCCACCAGCGCACCAACACGAAGCCGCGGTTGAAGGCCTCGCTCTGTGTCTGCCAACTCAAGCGCACCTTGCGGTCGCCAATGTACTCAGCCCGGAAATCCCTCACCACATGGGCGGGAACGCGCATCGGTTGGAGGCGATACTCGACCCGGGTCCCCAGTTCCACGTTGTCGTTTGCCCGCACCCACGGTAGGACCTCATCCCGCTGCTTGTATGCAAATGCTTGGTAGTAGGCCAGCGGCTGAGCCCATTCCAGAGTGTGCGGGACGGGCGTACCGTTCGTGGAGAACACCTGGAGCCGGGCTATTCGCATCAGGGTATCCCAAGGGATGAGCTGAGAGGCCTCAAAGCTCTCCGGTCCGTAGACCGTCACTCCCAACCGCGGGCGCGTCCATGCCGTCGCGCCCGGCACTGGCTGCTGGAGCACGAACGGCTCTATCCGGTAGAACGTTGTGTCAACGGAGCTACTCCCTGGGACGACCCGTACCCGAAGCTGTGGCCACGGAGCCGTATCGGGAAGAACGAATGTCAGCGTCGCATTCGCCCATCGCTCCCACTGCAGCGTACGGCGCTGAAGGAACACGTCTACCTCCAACGTATCGGGTACCACTTGAGGGCGCACCACAGCCGTTACTACTGTCCCAGCGGACTGCGCCCATGCTGCCACAGCGCTGAGCAGCAGAAGAGCCCACCGGAAGCCATGCCTGCACTGCATCAGCGCACCACGACCGTGTTCCGATCCCGATTGTTCCAGCCTACGTTGAAGTCGCGGGTTGTCACGATGCCGCTCAAGTCCGTATCAGCATTAACGTAACCTTCCGCATGCTGCCAGAGCTGTAGCAGCTGAAGGTCCTCTGCATCTACTCGCCCGTCGCCATTGACGTCCCCACTAATCATTGCCCAGACTGTGCGCCCGTTGTACCGCAGCGCCCGCAACGCCCCAGCCCCGCCCAAGATGCGCGATGGGTCCTCAGTCATTGCCAGTACTTGCTGCTGCGTCTCCGGTGCAATCTCCACTGGCTCCGCCGTAATGATGGCGAGATGGTTGCGGTGGTGGATCGCTACGTAGTACGCTCCGCTCTCTATCCCAGGGAGCGTGATGGGGCTCTTGCCGTCCAG
This Candidatus Kapaibacterium sp. DNA region includes the following protein-coding sequences:
- a CDS encoding OmpA family protein encodes the protein MWRWGLIGLSVLTLWAQAPEWTVAERWLLPSGDTLVRERRPGEWWIGVGIGTVGIGYLGRLNLPRVPDAPHRGLLEFRRGLGAGTGFWIQGEWNPPGERWGASLLLLPWEVWRGSAQFEPVASGVRQQYELELQVRSLLLSASARYAPGWWRGTFWEGLHFIVGTDARFLWSARERVRQSLQNVERIEEWRLFDEQPLPLWLGVHVGVGLDIFVALFGENLRNYVTPVVLFQTGLPLQRTWGSTWTPVAIRAGVSFKLGWERIQERVLPLDTAVPFIAARVPVEPGVELPGSTPEEELEGEFLPGPERPSVEPAPEAAPPRPAQPVTIVPNRVQRFSYPSPTATGLTAELQRYLDALVDYLRARPQAEVRIVGHTEEFGGSLEETQRISEQRAQQVVEYLARRGISRSRLLASGVGARQPIADNRTPEGRLRNRRVEIIVVE